From Pseudomonadota bacterium, the proteins below share one genomic window:
- a CDS encoding uracil-DNA glycosylase: MNEIDPRRFLISLKNMGIDSYVSQRENVVTLPLLRKQVSECKKCSLAATRTNAVFGEGSDRAQLLFIGEAPGEEEDLQGRPFVGRAGKFLDQMIERIGLRREEVFICNVLKCRPPNNRDPEPVEVEACKNYLLSQLELISPKIICTLGKHAYNTLFGVDEKITRIRGVLTSYEGIKLLPTYHPAFLLRNQNRVKEVWEDMERLKQLLRE, encoded by the coding sequence ATGAACGAGATAGACCCGCGCAGATTTCTTATTTCCCTTAAAAATATGGGTATTGACTCATACGTTTCTCAAAGGGAAAACGTTGTGACGCTTCCCCTTTTGCGGAAGCAGGTGAGTGAATGCAAAAAATGTTCTCTTGCTGCCACAAGAACGAATGCAGTATTCGGAGAGGGAAGCGACAGGGCGCAATTATTGTTTATCGGAGAAGCCCCCGGCGAAGAAGAAGATCTTCAGGGAAGGCCATTTGTGGGGAGGGCCGGTAAGTTTCTGGACCAGATGATAGAGAGGATCGGACTTAGGCGTGAAGAAGTATTTATCTGTAACGTTCTTAAGTGCAGGCCTCCCAACAACAGAGACCCCGAACCGGTGGAGGTGGAGGCATGCAAGAATTATCTCCTTTCCCAGTTAGAACTTATCAGCCCGAAGATAATCTGTACATTGGGCAAACACGCCTATAATACACTGTTTGGCGTTGATGAGAAGATAACCAGAATCAGAGGTGTGCTTACCTCATATGAGGGCATAAAGCTTCTTCCCACATACCATCCTGCATTCCTCCTCCGCAACCAGAATCGGGTCAAGGAGGTTTGGGAAGACATGGAGAGGCTGAAGCAACTCCTCAGGGAATAG
- a CDS encoding type II toxin-antitoxin system Phd/YefM family antitoxin, with the protein MKSVAFTDFRKKASDLITEVEHGETIILLRRGKPVAEVVPFSDKVHRSPAWKQPGIRLRIQGSDLSSAILEEREMTP; encoded by the coding sequence ATGAAAAGTGTTGCATTCACAGATTTCCGTAAAAAGGCTTCAGATTTAATAACTGAGGTAGAACATGGAGAGACAATTATTCTTCTCAGGCGCGGAAAGCCCGTAGCGGAAGTAGTCCCGTTTTCTGATAAAGTACACAGATCCCCGGCATGGAAGCAACCAGGAATCCGTCTGCGCATTCAGGGAAGCGATTTATCTTCGGCTATCTTAGAAGAGCGTGAGATGACCCCATGA
- a CDS encoding aminopeptidase → MFTKTELNKYADVLIWGLKTARKERFKKNDIILLQYDLPAIGLAGILYEKLLRWGMNPVQRMIATYGMEHNFYALSNNRQLVFQAPGDKELMENLSGRIFLRAPESLTHLKDVDPAKIGKFLVSRKPLREILENREQKGLYGWTLCTFPTVELAEQAKTTMDEYKAQIIKACYLDKDNPVKEWSAILKNVTSIKKWLNGLKVKYFHMESQNVDLKITPGERRKWSGVSGHNIPSFEVFFSPDWRGTEGTYYANLPSFRSGNYVEEVRLTFRKGSVIKAEAKTGEEFTKKQISMDPGASKVGEFSLTDRRFSRIDRFMADTLFDENFGGDYGNSHVALGASYVDTYAGDPADITKEFKKKMGFNDSALHWDLVNTEDKTVTAHLTSGKKMVIYENGMFKY, encoded by the coding sequence ATGTTTACCAAAACTGAGCTGAACAAATATGCCGATGTGCTGATCTGGGGATTAAAAACAGCCCGGAAAGAGAGATTTAAAAAGAATGATATTATACTCCTGCAATATGACCTTCCTGCCATAGGGCTTGCCGGGATACTCTATGAAAAGCTCCTTCGCTGGGGTATGAATCCTGTTCAGCGTATGATCGCAACCTATGGCATGGAGCACAATTTTTATGCATTATCGAATAACAGGCAGCTTGTTTTTCAGGCGCCGGGCGATAAAGAGTTAATGGAAAATCTGAGCGGAAGGATCTTTCTCCGGGCGCCGGAATCTCTTACACACCTCAAAGATGTAGACCCTGCAAAGATTGGAAAGTTTCTCGTTTCCAGAAAACCCCTGCGCGAAATTCTTGAAAATCGCGAGCAGAAGGGACTTTACGGGTGGACACTGTGCACCTTTCCTACTGTTGAGCTTGCAGAGCAGGCAAAGACCACCATGGATGAATACAAGGCGCAGATTATAAAGGCGTGTTACCTCGACAAAGACAACCCGGTTAAAGAGTGGAGCGCCATCCTGAAAAACGTTACCTCCATCAAGAAATGGTTAAACGGTCTTAAAGTGAAATATTTCCACATGGAGTCGCAGAATGTTGACCTGAAGATTACCCCTGGTGAGAGACGAAAATGGAGTGGCGTTTCAGGGCACAACATACCGAGCTTTGAGGTCTTTTTCTCCCCGGACTGGCGTGGTACAGAAGGGACATACTATGCGAACCTCCCATCCTTCAGGAGCGGAAATTATGTTGAAGAAGTGCGTCTTACTTTCCGGAAAGGTTCGGTTATAAAGGCGGAGGCTAAGACAGGGGAAGAGTTCACGAAAAAACAGATTTCCATGGACCCCGGAGCATCAAAAGTGGGCGAGTTTTCTCTCACCGACAGGCGGTTCTCCAGGATTGACAGGTTCATGGCTGACACCCTCTTTGATGAGAACTTCGGTGGAGATTACGGCAATTCCCATGTTGCCCTCGGGGCATCCTATGTGGATACCTATGCCGGCGATCCCGCAGACATCACGAAGGAATTCAAAAAGAAGATGGGTTTTAACGATTCAGCCCTTCACTGGGACCTTGTCAATACAGAGGATAAGACAGTTACGGCCCACCTCACGTCGGGAAAAAAAATGGTAATTTACGAAAACGGCATGTTCAAATATTAA
- a CDS encoding antitoxin: protein MKKAEYIDKDEMELSRSLETEEWVSDLTKKEKKQYEEYARNSLTKQKRINIRMTERDLKKIQAKAIEEGLPYQSLISMLIHKYNEGKVSVQEWHNKGIQPIARKAGSG, encoded by the coding sequence ATGAAAAAAGCAGAATATATTGATAAAGATGAAATGGAACTATCAAGGTCGCTTGAAACCGAAGAGTGGGTTTCCGATCTCACCAAGAAAGAAAAGAAGCAGTATGAGGAATATGCCCGCAATAGCTTGACCAAACAGAAAAGGATCAACATCCGAATGACCGAGCGAGACCTAAAGAAAATCCAGGCAAAGGCGATTGAAGAAGGTCTCCCCTATCAATCCCTCATCTCGATGCTTATTCATAAATACAACGAAGGGAAAGTATCCGTTCAAGAATGGCATAACAAAGGCATACAGCCAATCGCCCGGAAAGCGGGCTCTGGCTGA
- a CDS encoding alcohol dehydrogenase catalytic domain-containing protein, with the protein MKAILFDGELTYTNKYPAPEPQEGEALIKVNMAGICNTDLEIIKGYLGFKGVLGHEFVGMVEKVNGVSHDLSGKRVVGEINCACGVCDYCLKGLKTHCPDRKTLGITNKDGAFAEYTTLPVDNLFVLPDNITDEEAVFTEPLAAAFEILEQIHVHPVDKILIMGDGKLGILIALVLKLTQADVTLAGKHDNKLMAASNQGVKTIKITPLFPLTKSYDIVVEATGTPEGFELALQLVKPRGKVVLKSTVAKGKEINLAPVVIDEIQVIGSRCGPFEPALRALSRKLIDVKPLITEVYRPEQAKEAFEKAKGKDSLKVLIDFR; encoded by the coding sequence ATGAAAGCAATACTTTTCGACGGAGAGCTAACATATACCAACAAATATCCTGCGCCGGAACCGCAGGAAGGTGAAGCGCTCATAAAGGTAAATATGGCCGGGATATGCAATACTGACCTCGAAATTATCAAAGGATATCTGGGCTTTAAGGGTGTTCTGGGGCATGAATTTGTTGGAATGGTTGAAAAGGTGAACGGTGTCAGCCATGATTTATCGGGGAAACGGGTAGTGGGGGAGATAAACTGTGCCTGCGGCGTATGTGATTATTGTTTAAAAGGGTTAAAAACCCATTGCCCTGACAGAAAAACACTGGGTATCACCAATAAAGACGGGGCCTTCGCCGAATATACAACCCTCCCGGTGGATAACCTGTTTGTACTACCGGATAATATAACCGATGAAGAGGCAGTCTTTACCGAGCCATTGGCCGCAGCTTTTGAGATATTGGAACAGATCCACGTACATCCCGTTGATAAAATTCTCATCATGGGAGACGGCAAACTGGGCATCCTCATCGCCCTTGTACTGAAACTCACTCAGGCCGATGTAACGCTCGCCGGAAAACATGATAACAAGCTCATGGCAGCAAGCAATCAGGGTGTCAAAACCATAAAAATTACCCCCTTATTTCCCCTCACCAAATCCTATGACATTGTTGTGGAGGCTACCGGCACGCCTGAAGGCTTTGAACTTGCCCTTCAACTGGTAAAGCCGCGTGGGAAAGTTGTTTTGAAAAGTACCGTCGCCAAAGGGAAAGAGATAAACCTTGCACCCGTGGTCATCGATGAAATACAGGTCATCGGCTCACGGTGCGGCCCTTTCGAACCGGCGCTGAGAGCGCTTTCCCGGAAGCTCATCGATGTCAAGCCCCTTATCACGGAAGTTTACAGACCCGAACAGGCAAAAGAGGCCTTCGAAAAGGCGAAAGGGAAAGATTCGCTGAAGGTGCTTATCGATTTCCGGTAA
- a CDS encoding BrnT family toxin yields the protein MNIFRWDNEKNELLKNNRGVCFEQVVLLMERGEVLDTIEHPNQERYPGQKIAVLMIDAYAYLVPYVEHNEEIFLKTIIPSRKATNKYVREKK from the coding sequence ATGAATATATTCAGATGGGACAATGAAAAGAATGAATTGTTAAAGAACAATAGGGGCGTTTGCTTTGAGCAAGTTGTCCTGCTAATGGAAAGAGGTGAAGTTCTCGATACCATTGAACATCCAAATCAAGAAAGGTATCCAGGACAGAAAATTGCTGTGTTAATGATTGATGCATACGCATATCTTGTTCCTTATGTTGAACACAATGAAGAGATATTTCTTAAAACAATTATACCTAGCAGAAAAGCTACAAACAAGTATGTGAGGGAAAAGAAATGA
- a CDS encoding GIY-YIG nuclease family protein, whose protein sequence is MKKLHILNEITRTAAANGGAPLGEARFEAETGIKRTDWFGVHWAKWGDAVREAGFIANEFNTAFDIKLLLEKYAEYTRELGQLPTEGELRLKRRSDPEFPSSRTFGRLGTKTDLAKKLIEHCRLLQGFDDVVEHCEDYLRAHLPVDNDDVASSGKIVVGYVYLLKHGSRREYKIGRTNNQLRREGEIGIELPEKIEPIHVIETDDPAGVEVYWHRRFTDKRMKNEWFALTADDVRAFKRWRRIF, encoded by the coding sequence GTGAAGAAGCTACATATTCTTAACGAGATTACCCGCACGGCAGCTGCCAACGGCGGTGCCCCGTTGGGCGAGGCACGTTTCGAGGCAGAAACTGGAATCAAACGAACAGACTGGTTCGGCGTCCATTGGGCAAAATGGGGTGATGCAGTTCGGGAGGCAGGGTTTATCGCGAATGAATTCAACACAGCTTTCGATATCAAATTGCTTCTTGAAAAATATGCGGAATATACCCGAGAATTGGGGCAGCTACCAACTGAAGGCGAGCTTCGCCTGAAGCGCCGGAGCGATCCCGAATTCCCAAGCTCGAGAACCTTTGGCCGATTAGGAACCAAAACAGATTTGGCCAAGAAACTCATTGAGCATTGCCGTTTACTACAAGGCTTCGACGACGTGGTTGAGCATTGTGAGGATTACCTCCGTGCGCATTTGCCGGTGGACAATGATGATGTTGCGTCGAGCGGTAAAATTGTTGTTGGCTATGTCTATCTTCTGAAACATGGCTCTCGTCGGGAGTATAAAATCGGTCGCACAAATAACCAACTACGACGGGAAGGTGAGATAGGCATTGAGCTTCCGGAGAAGATCGAGCCGATTCATGTCATCGAGACAGATGATCCCGCAGGGGTTGAAGTCTATTGGCATCGTAGGTTTACGGATAAGCGTATGAAGAACGAGTGGTTCGCACTGACAGCCGATGATGTGCGTGCCTTCAAACGTTGGCGTCGCATCTTTTGA
- a CDS encoding cysteine synthase family protein, whose translation MNILSAIGNTPLVELMNIVSKPGVKVLCKLEGCNPGGSIKDRPALYMIEKAEERGELTKGKTILEPTSGNTGIAIAMIGAAKGYKVDLCMPECVSMERRLILEGLGSQVFLTPAKSNIDGAIKKAHELLEQNPGKYFMPNQYDNGDNVLAHYETTGPEILAQTNGGVDYFVAGMGTTGTLMGTAKYLKEKKPSVKIVGVEPVQGHTIQGLKNMTESMVPRIYKPEMLDEKVMVEDGEAFEVTRLLALREGIFVGTSSGAAAAVALQIARKIDQGIIVVILPDRGDRYLSTMQFRSICAKCPP comes from the coding sequence ATGAACATATTATCTGCAATAGGGAATACACCACTCGTTGAACTCATGAACATTGTCAGCAAGCCTGGTGTAAAAGTCCTTTGCAAACTCGAAGGATGTAACCCCGGAGGGTCAATAAAAGACCGCCCGGCCCTTTATATGATAGAGAAGGCTGAAGAGCGCGGCGAACTTACAAAGGGCAAGACCATCCTTGAGCCCACATCAGGCAATACAGGGATTGCAATTGCAATGATAGGAGCAGCAAAAGGCTACAAGGTTGACCTTTGCATGCCTGAGTGCGTGAGTATGGAGAGGCGTTTAATCCTTGAAGGGCTTGGGTCTCAGGTTTTTCTCACACCGGCAAAATCGAATATTGATGGTGCAATAAAAAAGGCACACGAACTTCTTGAACAGAACCCCGGCAAATACTTTATGCCCAATCAGTACGATAACGGTGATAATGTACTTGCTCACTACGAAACAACAGGGCCGGAGATTTTAGCGCAGACAAATGGCGGGGTTGATTATTTTGTGGCAGGAATGGGAACCACCGGCACGCTCATGGGGACTGCAAAGTATTTAAAGGAGAAGAAACCCTCTGTAAAAATTGTCGGTGTAGAGCCTGTCCAGGGGCATACGATACAGGGACTGAAGAATATGACAGAATCGATGGTTCCAAGGATTTATAAGCCGGAGATGCTGGATGAGAAAGTGATGGTTGAAGATGGTGAAGCCTTTGAAGTTACAAGACTCCTTGCGCTGAGAGAGGGGATTTTCGTGGGAACATCCAGCGGCGCCGCAGCGGCAGTGGCCCTCCAGATAGCGAGAAAAATAGACCAGGGCATAATCGTGGTAATACTACCCGACCGTGGTGACCGCTACCTCAGCACCATGCAGTTCAGGTCGATCTGTGCGAAATGCCCGCCGTAA
- a CDS encoding antitoxin, which translates to MKKIILDDEEKDILESYERGEWVPVKNAKKEIKKLQQYAKNTLQKDKRINIRMSSKDLDQVQVIAVQEGIPYQTLVSSIIHKYVSGYLIERKKA; encoded by the coding sequence ATGAAAAAGATAATCCTGGATGATGAGGAAAAAGATATCCTTGAATCATATGAACGTGGAGAATGGGTACCAGTTAAGAATGCGAAGAAGGAAATCAAGAAGCTCCAGCAGTATGCAAAAAATACACTGCAAAAAGACAAGCGGATAAACATTCGCATGTCTTCAAAAGACTTGGATCAAGTACAGGTTATCGCGGTACAAGAGGGCATACCTTACCAGACGTTGGTATCCAGTATCATTCATAAGTATGTTTCCGGATATCTTATCGAGAGAAAAAAGGCTTAA
- a CDS encoding type II toxin-antitoxin system VapC family toxin, translated as MKLAVDSSSFAKRYVQEIGSEKLECFLEDASELAFSVVLVPEIISGLNRRLRENILTLVDYRAVKKQLLNDVSDITVLHITPSVVSRSVKLLENNALRAMDSLHVACALEWGADLFITSDIRQFMAAKNSGLHVEYIGQPVVGADR; from the coding sequence ATGAAGCTTGCAGTTGATTCATCATCGTTTGCCAAAAGATATGTGCAAGAGATCGGCAGCGAAAAACTGGAATGTTTCTTGGAAGATGCTTCGGAGTTAGCTTTCTCTGTTGTTTTGGTGCCCGAAATTATTTCTGGCCTCAATAGGCGACTGAGAGAAAATATTTTAACTCTTGTTGATTATCGTGCCGTAAAAAAACAACTGTTGAATGATGTCAGCGATATAACGGTTTTGCATATAACACCTTCAGTAGTCTCGCGCTCGGTAAAACTCTTGGAGAACAATGCGTTACGCGCTATGGACTCTCTTCATGTCGCATGTGCCCTTGAATGGGGGGCTGACTTGTTTATAACGTCTGACATAAGGCAATTTATGGCTGCAAAGAATTCAGGTCTTCATGTTGAATATATTGGCCAACCAGTCGTTGGAGCCGATCGCTAA
- the menA gene encoding 1,4-dihydroxy-2-naphthoate octaprenyltransferase: MSKVSIWWQAARPFSLTVSILPPILGGIIAKLENPGLKLNWLHFVLALVGCVIAHAGANMIADYFDFKKRVDREGTFGSSGVLVDNLIDPAKLFIGSIIAYIVATSIGIYLVATTPHGGVLIWIILIGAALGLFYTAEPFSFKYHALGDLAVFISFGPAMTLGAYFVQAHHFSWAPVLYAIPVAFLVDAVLHSNNLRDIKNDSMVNIKTVAIVIGERNSKFMYYGLVLSAYVSVVVLIIANGLPAISLITLLSLPLALKLIKRVNLKNKVPEQQFVMIDAATAQLHSVFSILFLISLLVQHFVIH, from the coding sequence ATGTCAAAAGTATCAATATGGTGGCAAGCGGCAAGGCCCTTTTCGCTTACTGTAAGTATCCTTCCGCCTATACTTGGCGGAATTATCGCAAAGCTCGAGAATCCCGGCCTAAAACTTAACTGGCTGCATTTTGTGCTTGCGCTGGTTGGTTGCGTGATTGCCCATGCCGGCGCAAATATGATTGCAGATTATTTTGATTTTAAGAAACGGGTGGACCGGGAAGGCACATTCGGTTCAAGCGGGGTTTTGGTGGACAACCTGATCGACCCGGCAAAACTGTTCATTGGCTCAATTATTGCTTATATTGTCGCCACAAGCATAGGGATATATCTTGTCGCAACTACCCCCCATGGCGGAGTTCTGATCTGGATTATCCTCATAGGCGCTGCTTTAGGTTTATTTTATACGGCAGAGCCCTTCTCTTTTAAGTATCATGCCCTTGGTGATCTTGCGGTTTTTATCTCATTCGGTCCTGCCATGACGTTAGGGGCTTATTTTGTTCAGGCTCACCATTTTTCATGGGCGCCGGTACTCTATGCAATCCCTGTAGCGTTCCTTGTTGATGCCGTTTTGCATAGCAATAATTTACGTGACATAAAAAATGATTCAATGGTTAACATAAAGACCGTTGCTATCGTGATCGGCGAAAGAAATTCGAAATTCATGTATTACGGGCTTGTCCTCAGCGCCTATGTTTCAGTAGTAGTTCTTATTATAGCAAACGGGTTGCCTGCAATATCCCTCATTACACTTCTTTCGTTGCCTCTTGCCCTGAAACTTATCAAGCGCGTAAACCTGAAGAATAAAGTCCCGGAACAGCAGTTTGTCATGATCGATGCAGCGACAGCGCAACTGCATTCAGTTTTCAGCATACTGTTTCTCATATCCCTCCTGGTACAGCATTTTGTCATCCATTAA
- a CDS encoding toxin, with protein MKYYDWNDDKNELLKKLRGVSFEQVVLAIVSGDLVDRIRHPNPEKYPNQRIFLVKIEDYIYSVPYVEDGEKIFLKTIIPNSKATKKRLGGKR; from the coding sequence ATGAAATATTATGACTGGAATGATGACAAAAATGAGTTGCTCAAAAAACTGCGCGGAGTGTCGTTTGAACAAGTTGTACTGGCTATTGTCTCGGGAGATCTGGTTGACCGCATAAGGCATCCGAACCCGGAGAAATACCCGAATCAGAGAATATTCTTGGTGAAGATCGAGGACTATATCTATTCGGTGCCGTATGTTGAGGATGGTGAGAAAATATTCTTAAAAACAATAATACCCAACAGCAAGGCAACGAAGAAGCGCTTAGGAGGAAAAAGATGA
- a CDS encoding type II toxin-antitoxin system RelE/ParE family toxin: MKVYQSRSFEKKVKKMSKPEKDSLDQEINKIVEDPSIGDEKKGDLRGVFVHKFKLKSMQHLLAYRKIGEDLELVMIGPHENYYRDLKQYLKA, from the coding sequence ATGAAAGTATATCAGTCCAGATCATTTGAGAAAAAAGTAAAGAAGATGTCTAAACCGGAGAAGGATTCGTTGGATCAAGAAATAAATAAAATTGTGGAAGACCCGAGCATCGGGGATGAAAAGAAAGGTGACCTGCGAGGAGTTTTTGTGCATAAGTTTAAACTTAAGAGTATGCAGCACCTGCTTGCATATCGAAAAATTGGTGAAGACTTGGAACTTGTTATGATCGGTCCTCATGAAAACTATTATCGGGATTTAAAGCAGTATTTGAAGGCTTGA
- a CDS encoding DUF2971 domain-containing protein, producing MRLFHFIPEEHALDVVAAQRLKVSLLDDLNDPFELNAVELPDRQFRKKIREFKSAMARDYGILCFSKNWESPLLWSHYANRHKGVALEFYVSDSVAHPIAYRINRYSLNYEKLTTGLDREDIEGLWLTKYVEWEYEKEVRVILRKSECHKEGDMYFYELGKDISLKGIVLGPLCDIPIQKIEDSLPKTSKLAVIKARLAFRSFNIVRKKDFETVHLWKT from the coding sequence GTGAGATTGTTTCATTTCATACCTGAAGAACATGCGTTAGATGTGGTAGCTGCTCAGAGGCTCAAAGTCTCATTGCTTGACGACTTAAATGATCCTTTTGAGCTTAACGCAGTGGAGTTGCCAGACAGACAATTTAGGAAAAAGATCAGAGAATTTAAAAGTGCTATGGCGAGAGACTATGGAATACTCTGCTTTAGCAAGAATTGGGAAAGTCCATTATTGTGGAGCCACTATGCTAATCGACATAAAGGGGTTGCCCTTGAGTTCTACGTCTCGGACAGTGTTGCTCATCCCATCGCGTATAGAATAAACCGGTATTCCTTAAATTATGAAAAGCTCACGACGGGCTTAGATAGGGAAGACATTGAAGGCTTATGGCTTACAAAATACGTTGAATGGGAATACGAGAAAGAGGTCCGTGTAATATTGAGGAAATCTGAGTGCCATAAGGAAGGGGATATGTACTTCTATGAACTTGGAAAAGACATAAGCTTAAAGGGCATTGTCTTAGGTCCTCTTTGTGATATTCCAATTCAGAAAATAGAAGATTCCTTGCCTAAAACCTCAAAGTTGGCTGTCATAAAGGCAAGGTTAGCGTTTCGCTCTTTCAATATCGTGCGAAAGAAAGATTTCGAAACTGTACATTTGTGGAAAACATAG
- a CDS encoding linear amide C-N hydrolase, translating into MSNLKKQLWSACLMALILLALFVCPVYPCSRVLWNNNGQAIVVGRNMDWFEDMKTDLWVFPRGIQRDGGVGKNSLKWTSKYGSLIASGYNIMTVDGMNEKGLAVNPLWLAESDYGKRDESIPGISFTLATQYFLDSFETVADAVRFIETKPFQIVTGPMGSTNRVAAGHLALADATGDSAVIEYIDGRPKIYHDRKYTVMTNSPPFDEQLANLKQYKPFGGAKDLPGSEQSPDRFVRAARYLESLPKPENKRETIAYLLSVMRNVSAPFGVSDPLRPNISSTRWRTVADLTKRAYYFESTISPNIIWVYLDKLQLKEGSPVLKLDLVNELDRVGDVTGQFKQSKPFEFRKAVETKGAFLKSK; encoded by the coding sequence ATGAGCAATCTAAAAAAACAATTATGGAGTGCATGTTTAATGGCCCTGATTTTATTGGCCTTGTTTGTTTGCCCCGTATATCCTTGTTCCAGGGTATTGTGGAACAACAATGGACAAGCAATCGTAGTCGGCCGCAATATGGACTGGTTCGAAGACATGAAGACCGACCTCTGGGTTTTTCCACGGGGAATCCAGAGAGATGGCGGAGTCGGCAAGAATTCGCTCAAGTGGACGTCGAAGTACGGGAGCCTGATAGCTTCGGGCTACAATATCATGACTGTTGACGGTATGAACGAGAAAGGTTTGGCCGTCAACCCGCTATGGCTGGCGGAGTCGGATTACGGTAAGAGAGATGAGTCCATCCCCGGCATATCCTTCACCCTGGCAACCCAATACTTCCTGGATAGCTTCGAGACTGTGGCAGATGCGGTCAGATTCATTGAAACAAAACCGTTCCAGATAGTCACAGGCCCTATGGGCTCGACGAACAGAGTAGCAGCCGGGCATTTAGCACTGGCTGATGCGACGGGAGACTCGGCCGTGATCGAGTACATCGATGGCAGGCCCAAAATCTATCACGATCGCAAGTACACGGTCATGACAAATTCGCCGCCCTTCGATGAACAGCTTGCCAACCTCAAGCAATACAAGCCGTTCGGTGGTGCTAAGGATTTGCCCGGTTCAGAGCAGTCCCCTGACCGCTTCGTCCGTGCTGCGCGATATCTGGAAAGCCTGCCCAAGCCGGAAAACAAGCGCGAAACGATTGCGTACCTGCTGAGTGTGATGCGAAACGTGTCAGCGCCCTTTGGGGTTTCCGACCCGCTAAGGCCCAACATTTCTTCCACTCGTTGGCGGACGGTGGCCGATCTTACCAAGCGGGCCTATTACTTCGAGTCTACAATAAGTCCGAACATCATCTGGGTCTATCTCGATAAGCTGCAGTTAAAAGAGGGCAGCCCGGTTTTGAAGCTCGATCTGGTGAACGAGCTTGATCGGGTAGGCGATGTCACGGGGCAGTTCAAGCAGTCCAAGCCATTTGAATTTCGGAAAGCAGTAGAGACCAAGGGGGCGTTTTTAAAAAGTAAGTAA
- a CDS encoding CPBP family intramembrane metalloprotease, which produces MITGFAAAAVLYGIFWFGHHILVLINEYTGLLPQRAENLNAIYANKENVSPSLVGLLLFFPIGFGEEVYWRGFVQRYFQGRWGKRTAFLVTVVLYTGVHVPTANPVMILAALVCGVFWGGLYVCTGSLIPVLISHMVWDPFIFIMFPIR; this is translated from the coding sequence GTGATCACAGGGTTTGCCGCCGCCGCAGTTCTCTATGGAATTTTCTGGTTCGGGCACCACATCCTTGTTTTGATTAATGAATATACCGGCCTGCTGCCGCAGCGGGCCGAAAACCTGAATGCTATCTATGCAAATAAGGAGAATGTTTCTCCATCGTTAGTCGGGTTGCTCCTTTTCTTCCCGATAGGGTTTGGTGAAGAAGTATACTGGCGTGGTTTTGTTCAGAGGTATTTCCAGGGCAGGTGGGGGAAGCGGACCGCCTTTCTTGTTACAGTAGTCCTTTATACAGGCGTACATGTGCCGACGGCTAATCCGGTCATGATCCTTGCAGCCCTTGTGTGCGGTGTATTCTGGGGAGGTCTGTATGTTTGCACGGGGAGTTTGATACCGGTCCTCATTTCCCACATGGTATGGGACCCCTTTATTTTCATCATGTTTCCGATAAGGTGA